Within Chromatiales bacterium, the genomic segment TTTTTGATGCGACCCATTCGGTGCAATTGCCTGGTGGGCAAGGCAATGCTTCGGGAGGATGTCGCGAGTTTGTCCCGGCATTAGCGCGTGCCGCAGTGGCGGTCGGGGTTGCTGGGCTATTTGCCGAGACGCACCCGCAGCCGGACCAAGCATTAAGCGATGGTCCTAACGCTTGGCCATTGGCACAGATGCATACATTGCTCAGCGAGTTAAAAGCGATAGACGAGGTCGTCAAGGCACGAATATGCAAGGAATAATTAGTTGGAACAAATAAATGAAAAATAACATTACTCAGATTCGCGGTCGCGAGATTATTGATTCACGAGGCAACCCGACTGTTGAGGCCGAAGTGGTCACCGCAGCCGGTATTTGTGGACGAGCGGCAGTGCCGTCCGGTGCCTCTACTGGCAGTTTAGAGGCGATCGAGTTGCGCGACAACGACAACACTCGCTTTAACGGTAAAGGTGTGCAGCAGGCAGTGAATAATATCAACACCGAGATTCAAAAAGCACTGGTAGGTATCGATGTCTGCGAACAACACCAGCTGGATACTACGATGATTGACCTTGACGGCACTAAAAACAAAGGCCGCTTAGGAGCAAATGCAATACTCGCAGTGTCTCTGGCAACCGCAATTACTGCAGCAAAGTCCAAAGAATGTGCACTATATGAATATTTTAACGACTTGAGTGCGAACCATGCGCTCAGTCTACCTACGCCAATGATCAATATCCTAAACGGCGGTTCGCATGCAAATAACAATGTCGATATACAAGAGTTTATGCTAGTGCCGACCGGTGTCGAGAGTATCAAAGATGCGGTGCGGGTTGGTTGCGAGGTATTTCACGCCCTGCAAAAAATACTAAAGCAACGCCGCTTGAGTACCACGGTAGGCGACGAAGGTGGCTTTGCTCCCAATCTTCCATCCAACGAGGCTGCGATAGAAGCGATACTAGAAGCGATAGACCACACGCAATACAAGGTTGGCAGCGATATCTACTTAGCCTTGGATGTTGCAAGTTCAGAGTTTTATTCCGATGGTACCTATCATTTAGAATCGACCAACAACAAATACGATAGTGCCGGTTTTATTGAATATCTGTCCGATTGGGTCGATAAATATCCAATCTTGTCAATAGAAGACGGTGTTGCCGAAGACGATTGGCAAGGCTGGAAAGCTATGACCGAAAAACTGGGTAATCAAATACAGATAGTCGGCGACGATTTATTCGTGACCAACACCGATATCATCGCTAAAGGCATAGCGCAGCAAATTGCTAACTGTGTGTTGATAAAACTAAATCAAATAGGTACACTCAGTGAAACTTTGGCTGCCATTGAGATGGCGCAAAAGGCGAACTATAACTGCATCATTTCACATCGCTCCGGTGAGACCGAAGATGTGAGTATTGCCGATCTTGCAGTCGGTATCGGCGTCGGACAGATAAAGACCGGTTCGCTCTGCCGCACTGATAGGGTGGCTAAATATAATCAATTAATGCGCATTGAAGAAACACTGGGCAAGCGTGCGGCTTATGCAAAAACGACTGCTTTTAGTCGCTTCAGGGCTTTGTCTTAGACTGTAGCGACTATTGATGACAATCTCAACGATCCCCGAAATAATAGAACAATATAGAAATGACCGTATGGTTATCATCGTTGACGATGAAGGACGAGAGAACGAAGGCGATTTGATGATTGCAGCTGAGCGGGTCACTGCTGAACATATTAATTTTATGGCGAAATACGGGCGCGGTTTGATCTGTTTAACACTAACGCCTGAGCGGTGCCGATATTTGCAATTACCGCTCATGGTAACAGAGACCAATCGCAAGCTAGCAACCAACTTCACGGTGTCAATAGACGCTAAAGAGGGCATTAGCACTGGCATCTCGGCGAGTGACCGTGCGCGTACTATTCGGGTTGCGGTGGCTGATGATAGTCGGGCGAGTGACTTAGAAAGACCGGGGCATATTTTCCCATTAATGGCACAGCCCAATGGAGTCCTAACCCGTGCCGGCCATACTGAGAGTGGTTGTGATATCGCTCGTTTAGCTGGCTTTGAGCCAGCCTCAGTGATCGTTGAGGTACTCAAAGACGACGGTTCTATGGCGCGTCTGCCGGATCTGGAAGAGTTTGCCGACCGTCATCAGTTAAAGATAGGTATAGTCGGTGATTTAGTTAAATATAGGCTTAAAAATGACTGACGCTAAAACCAGTTTTGCTGATGATCTAGATGGTAAAGGTATGCATTTCTGTATTGTTGCTGCCAAGTATAATAGCGAGATAGTGGACGCATTAGTGGCGAGTGCGGTAGCAACCCTGAAAGCGCACCATGCCGAAACCATCGACATAGTCAGAGTGCCGGGTACCTTTGAAATTCCTCTAATGGCCAAACATAAAGCGAACACCCAGCGATACCATGCGATTTTAACTTTGGGGTGTGTCATCCGTGGGCAAACCGACCATTACGACTTAATCATCAATACCTGTAGCCATAGCATTGGTCATATCATGCTGGAGACCAATGTCCCTATCACACTGGGTATTTTGGCAGTGGAGAATAGTGCGCAAGCGAAAGCGCGTTCGCAACCCGAAAGCGATATCAACCGTGGTCGAGAAAATGCACTGGTCGCACTGGAGATGGCACGACTAGTTGCAAAAGATGGATAAAGCCGAACTATTCAATGCCCGTAGCAGAGCGCGTATACTGGCAATGCAAGCTGCTTATCAATGGAAAATTGGCAACCAAGACGCGGATGATGTTATCGCTCAATTTACTTCAGACGAATACTATGCGCAAGT encodes:
- the eno gene encoding phosphopyruvate hydratase → MKNNITQIRGREIIDSRGNPTVEAEVVTAAGICGRAAVPSGASTGSLEAIELRDNDNTRFNGKGVQQAVNNINTEIQKALVGIDVCEQHQLDTTMIDLDGTKNKGRLGANAILAVSLATAITAAKSKECALYEYFNDLSANHALSLPTPMINILNGGSHANNNVDIQEFMLVPTGVESIKDAVRVGCEVFHALQKILKQRRLSTTVGDEGGFAPNLPSNEAAIEAILEAIDHTQYKVGSDIYLALDVASSEFYSDGTYHLESTNNKYDSAGFIEYLSDWVDKYPILSIEDGVAEDDWQGWKAMTEKLGNQIQIVGDDLFVTNTDIIAKGIAQQIANCVLIKLNQIGTLSETLAAIEMAQKANYNCIISHRSGETEDVSIADLAVGIGVGQIKTGSLCRTDRVAKYNQLMRIEETLGKRAAYAKTTAFSRFRALS
- the ribB gene encoding 3,4-dihydroxy-2-butanone-4-phosphate synthase, whose protein sequence is MTISTIPEIIEQYRNDRMVIIVDDEGRENEGDLMIAAERVTAEHINFMAKYGRGLICLTLTPERCRYLQLPLMVTETNRKLATNFTVSIDAKEGISTGISASDRARTIRVAVADDSRASDLERPGHIFPLMAQPNGVLTRAGHTESGCDIARLAGFEPASVIVEVLKDDGSMARLPDLEEFADRHQLKIGIVGDLVKYRLKND
- a CDS encoding 6,7-dimethyl-8-ribityllumazine synthase, whose product is MTDAKTSFADDLDGKGMHFCIVAAKYNSEIVDALVASAVATLKAHHAETIDIVRVPGTFEIPLMAKHKANTQRYHAILTLGCVIRGQTDHYDLIINTCSHSIGHIMLETNVPITLGILAVENSAQAKARSQPESDINRGRENALVALEMARLVAKDG